Proteins from a genomic interval of Piscinibacter sp. HJYY11:
- a CDS encoding helix-turn-helix domain-containing protein codes for MASSTPPSSGNDTCTTVEVAQLLGLAVRSVQLMVDRGELEAWKTPGGHRRISRASVDRWLAARQQPSAGPAATPDADTGAGGPARVLLIEDSSYYQNLVGLLVREKFPQVELHVADEGIAGLAMAGRLQPQVLIVDILLPGIDGATLITSLRTNPQFSGSRLIVVTSLDEAQRGPYAFALAGVPVIHKPRLVAEFPALLAKCLGRTAA; via the coding sequence ATGGCTTCTTCCACCCCTCCTTCGTCCGGCAACGACACCTGCACCACCGTCGAAGTCGCCCAGCTGCTGGGCCTCGCAGTGCGCTCCGTCCAACTCATGGTCGACCGTGGCGAACTCGAGGCCTGGAAGACCCCCGGCGGCCACCGCCGCATCTCGCGCGCGTCGGTCGACCGGTGGCTGGCCGCCCGGCAGCAGCCGTCGGCAGGCCCCGCGGCGACACCCGATGCCGACACCGGCGCCGGCGGCCCCGCCCGCGTGCTGCTGATCGAGGACTCGTCGTATTACCAGAACCTGGTCGGCCTGCTGGTGCGGGAGAAGTTTCCGCAGGTGGAACTGCACGTGGCCGACGAAGGCATCGCCGGCCTCGCGATGGCGGGGCGACTGCAGCCGCAGGTGCTGATCGTGGACATCCTGCTGCCCGGCATCGATGGGGCGACGCTCATCACCAGTCTGCGCACCAACCCGCAGTTCAGCGGCAGCCGCCTGATCGTCGTGACCTCGCTGGACGAGGCCCAGCGTGGGCCCTACGCCTTCGCGCTGGCCGGCGTGCCGGTGATCCACAAGCCACGCCTCGTGGCCGAATTCCCGGCCCTGCTGGCCAAATGCCTCGGTCGCACCGCCGCCTGA
- a CDS encoding homoserine O-acetyltransferase, with protein MTASLGHVTPQAMHFADPLPLRSGAALRDYTLAYETYGTLNADRSNAVLVCHALNASHHVAGTYEGQPRSEGWWDNLVGPGKPLDTNRFFVIGVNNPGSCFGSTGPMHPNPDTGKPYGADFPVVTVEDWVDAQARLLDRLGITQLAAVLGGSLGAMQALSWSMRHPQRLRHCIAVATAPNLSAQNIAFNEVARRAIITDPEFHGGHFYAHGVVPKRGLRVARMIGHITYLSDDSMEAKFGRNLKGEAPAYSTQDIEFEIESYLRYQGDKFSEYFDANTYLLITRALDYFDPAREHGGNLAAAFANARCKFQLVSFTTDWRFSPARSREIVKALLHNRFDVSYAEIDAPHGHDAFLLDDPRYHAVMRARFDGIAKEFEGKPAAMVLKGIAV; from the coding sequence GTGACAGCTTCACTCGGTCATGTGACACCCCAGGCGATGCACTTCGCCGACCCGCTGCCGCTGCGCAGCGGGGCCGCCTTGCGCGACTACACGCTCGCCTACGAGACCTACGGCACGCTCAACGCCGACAGGAGCAACGCCGTGCTGGTGTGCCATGCGCTCAACGCGTCGCACCACGTGGCCGGCACCTACGAAGGCCAGCCGAGGAGCGAAGGCTGGTGGGACAACCTCGTCGGCCCCGGCAAGCCGCTCGACACCAATCGCTTCTTCGTCATCGGCGTCAACAACCCCGGCTCCTGCTTCGGCTCCACCGGCCCGATGCACCCCAACCCCGACACCGGCAAGCCCTACGGCGCCGACTTTCCGGTGGTGACGGTGGAAGACTGGGTCGACGCGCAGGCCCGCCTGCTCGACCGCCTGGGCATCACGCAACTGGCCGCCGTGCTCGGCGGCAGCCTCGGGGCGATGCAGGCGCTGAGCTGGTCGATGCGCCACCCGCAGCGCCTGCGCCACTGCATCGCCGTGGCCACCGCGCCGAATCTGTCGGCCCAGAACATCGCCTTCAACGAGGTGGCCCGCCGCGCCATCATCACCGACCCCGAATTCCACGGCGGCCACTTCTACGCGCACGGTGTGGTGCCCAAGCGTGGCCTGCGCGTGGCGCGCATGATCGGCCACATCACCTACCTCTCCGACGACTCGATGGAGGCGAAGTTCGGCCGCAACCTGAAAGGCGAGGCTCCGGCCTACAGCACGCAGGACATCGAGTTCGAGATCGAGAGCTACCTGCGCTACCAGGGCGACAAGTTCAGCGAGTACTTCGACGCCAACACCTATCTGCTCATCACCCGCGCGCTCGACTACTTCGACCCGGCACGCGAGCACGGTGGCAACCTCGCCGCGGCGTTTGCCAACGCCCGCTGCAAGTTCCAGCTCGTGAGCTTCACCACCGACTGGCGCTTCTCGCCCGCGCGCTCGCGCGAGATCGTGAAGGCGCTGCTGCACAACCGCTTCGACGTGAGCTATGCCGAGATCGACGCGCCGCACGGGCACGACGCCTTCCTGCTGGACGACCCGCGCTACCACGCGGTGATGCGGGCGCGCTTCGACGGCATCGCGAAGGAATTCGAAGGCAAGCCTGCCGCCATGGTGTTGAAAGGGATCGCGGTATGA